The following are encoded in a window of Megachile rotundata isolate GNS110a chromosome 2, iyMegRotu1, whole genome shotgun sequence genomic DNA:
- the LOC100878201 gene encoding uncharacterized protein LOC100878201 isoform X1, translating into MATCLKRTSKLFNISLLQSSVDISLRDLICPVCRSILIEPVTLPCTHNLCLKCLKGTFEHNSLSCPLCRIRVGSWLRTATKTETLVNNGLWELIRTKFSKEVENKFNGDDTNIDLDVDFTSVNKTLSVPGEIRREYEVQLQMAEEEIQCQRKAEQIASEALIRKIQEEEQQQQLVQLTQDQLLAKSLVKKQIAEKQKEASKYCNTYPRAASNLFHTSKFNVSTMTEMNLCKTEPHSSKYDKEIVLEPPDNSGLRRSNIALISKIRAERYASSMKNNDSSNTCNDSGTKFCCQKPMPIYNAIARTLKHQATTKVIESCTSNYPTESGTSSSKIYGTQSKEELHVPDDIVNSKKKSLGVEVCISSGDDDERMGSAESAGSHDSINQEIHHFKPIKAMPRTPLKISTEYYITDGRQIDPKLIRVIPIFKRISNVMPKPPCQSHLKRIIGCSWSAFRGKTKQSAKEKELYREEVEQKPSTSYNQSPIISNKIVKSQIHDSIRKLDFASEASFDSDKNYTKGTNKIINGTKVGKKLISEENRDAKKVEKSWKSHIRNGMVCKSKRQKNLWIKKDVRIVTAMKYVDDIEMRNSTSSSMSVKISSSHDEEIEVQREGEMTVENIAERIKKRKTNTDKKNSNSMCLLNSESEAIVKKNTRKRLYRKPNLECNVTDDTVSVTIQKRSKTKHSKTALPKSKQQRAARRGKQSSTESFEKSDGSLRLSCQINNFSLRKTTRKAKTDNSINSEHDISDENMDSNNYDSSESCSELHECMSENNNTTETRTIEEKNILSDEDIVKEQERMERLVIQEKEDFELALRLQAKFDEMERIAGRTRRSRKAIESETVELDLYKIDAGRNVQKAINSHTAKPLILDHTVNTEAKKRGRPPKRVK; encoded by the exons ATGGCGACATGTTTAAAGCGAACgtcaaaattgtttaatatttctttattacaaTCATCAGTGGACATTTCTCTTCGAGATTTAATATGTCCTGTGTGTCGTAGTATCTTGATCGAACCAGTGACATTGCCGTGTACTCATAAtctttgtttaaaatgtttgaaagGTACTTTTGAACATAATAGTTTGAGCTGTCCACTCTGTAGAATACGAGTCGGTTCTTGGCTGCGTACTGCAACGAAAACCGAAACATTAGTTAATAATGGTTTATGGGAATTAATTCGTACGAAATTTTCAAAAGAGGTTGAGAATAAATTTAACGGCGACGACACAAACATCGACTTGGATGTTG ACTTTACTAGCGTTAATAAAACACTTAGCGTACCCGGAGAAATTCGCCGGGAATATGAAGTGCAACTTCAAATGGCAGAAGAAGAAATACAGTGTCAAAGAAAAGCTGAACAGATAGCAAGCGAAGCTTTAATTCGTAAGATTCAAGAAGAAGAACAACAGCAACAATTAGTGCAATTGACTCAAGATCAGTTACTTGCAAAGTCTTTAGTCAAAAAGCAAATTGCAGAAAAGCAAAAAGAAGCATCTAAATATTGTAATACTTATCCTCGCGCAGCTAGTAACTTGTTTCATACCTCAAAGTTTAATGTTTCTACTATGACCGAAATGAATTTGTGTAAAACGGAACCTCATAGTTCCAAGTACGATAAAGAAATTGTTTTAGAACCTCCAGATAATTCTGGACTAAGGAGATCAAATATCGCATTAATATCTAAAATTCGTGCCGAAAGATATGCTTCTAGTATGAAAAATAATGATTCTTCTAATACGTGTAATGATTCTGGGACTAAATTTTGTTGTCAGAAACCAATGCCTATATATAATGCTATCGCAAGAACTTTGAAACACCAAGCAACAACAAAAGTTATAGAATCTTGTACATCCAACTATCCTACAGAAAGTGGAACATCTTCCTCCAAAATATATGGCACTCAAAGTAAAGAGGAGTTACATGTACCAGATGATATTGTAAATAGTAAAAAGAAAAGCTTAGGGGTGGAAGTATGTATATCTTCGGGAGACGACGATGAAAGAATGGGAAGTGCAGAAAGTGCCGGTAGCCATGATAGTATTAATCAAGAAATTCATCATTTTAAGCCGATCAAGGCTATGCCAAGAACACCGTTAAAAATTTCTACAG aatattatattacagATGGAAGACAAATAGATCCAAAATTAATTAGAGTTATACCTATCTTTAAAAGGATATCTAATGTTATGCCTAAGCCACCATGTCAGTCACATTTGAAACGAATTATTGGGTGCTCTTGGAGCGCATTTCGAg GCAAAACCAAACAGAGCGCAAAAGAGAAAGAACTGTACAGAGAGGAGGTTGAACAGAAACCATCAACATCTTATAATCAGTCTccaattatttctaataaaatagtaaaatctcAGATTCACGATAGTATTCGAAAACTTGATTTCGCTTCAGAAGCTTCGTTTGATTCTGATAAAAATTATACTAAAGGtacgaataaaataattaatggcACAAAAGTTGGTAAAAAGTTAATATCGGAAGAGAATAGAGATGCAAAAAAGGTGGAAAAATCTTGGAAATCACATATTAGGAACGGTATGGTGTGTAAATCTAAACGACAGAAAAATTTATGGATTAAGAAAGACGTACGAATTGTTACGGCTATGAAATACGTAGACGATATCGAGATGAGAAATTCAACGTCTTCGTCTATGTCCGTAAAAATAAGTTCATCGCACGACGAAGAAATCGAAGtacaaagagagggcgagatgACAGTAGAAAATATTGCGGagagaataaaaaaaaggaaaacaaaTACAGATAAGAAGAATTCGAATAGCATGTGTTTATTAAATTCCGAGTCAGAAGCAATAGTGAAAAAGAATACGAGAAAGAGATTATATAGAAAACCGAATCTTGAATGTAATGTAACGGACGATACGGTTTCTGTTACGATACAAAAACGAAGTAAAACTAAACATTCTAAAACTGCTTTGCCGAAATCGAAACAACAAAGAGCAGCACGACGAGGAAAGCAGTCTAGTACAGAAAGTTTTGAGAAAAGCGATGGCTCCTTAAGATTAAGTTGCCAGATCAATAATTTCAGTTTAAGGAAAACAACGCGAAAAGCGAAAACCGATAATTCCATCAATAGCGAACACGACATAAGCGACGAGAATATGGACAGTAACAATTACGATTCGTCCGAATCCTGCAGCGAACTGCACGAATGCATGTcggaaaataataatactacCGAAACGCGTACGatcgaagagaaaaatattctttCGGACGAAGATATTGTTAAAGAACAGGAAAGAATGGAAAGGTTAGTCATACAAGAGAAAGAAGATTTCGAACTGGCACTGAGATTGCAAGCAAAGTTCGACGAAATGGAAAGAATAGCTGGTCGAACTAGACGATCTAGAAAAGCGATCGAAAGCGAAACGGTCGAATtagatttgtataaaattgatgCCGGGAGAAATGTACAAAAAGCAATTAATTCGCATACTGCCAAACCGTTGATTCTCGATCATACAGTGAACACTGAAGCCAAGAAACGTGGTAGGCCTCCGAagcgtgtaaaataa
- the LOC100878201 gene encoding uncharacterized protein LOC100878201 isoform X2 gives MATCLKRTSKLFNISLLQSSVDISLRDLICPVCRSILIEPVTLPCTHNLCLKCLKGTFEHNSLSCPLCRIRVGSWLRTATKTETLVNNGLWELIRTKFSKEVENKFNGDDTNIDLDVDFTSVNKTLSVPGEIRREYEVQLQMAEEEIQCQRKAEQIASEALIRKIQEEEQQQQLVQLTQDQLLAKSLVKKQIAEKQKEASKYCNTYPRAASNLFHTSKFNVSTMTEMNLCKTEPHSSKYDKEIVLEPPDNSGLRRSNIALISKIRAERYASSMKNNDSSNTCNDSGTKFCCQKPMPIYNAIARTLKHQATTKVIESCTSNYPTESGTSSSKIYGTQSKEELHVPDDIVNSKKKSLGVEVCISSGDDDERMGSAESAGSHDSINQEIHHFKPIKAMPRTPLKISTDGRQIDPKLIRVIPIFKRISNVMPKPPCQSHLKRIIGCSWSAFRGKTKQSAKEKELYREEVEQKPSTSYNQSPIISNKIVKSQIHDSIRKLDFASEASFDSDKNYTKGTNKIINGTKVGKKLISEENRDAKKVEKSWKSHIRNGMVCKSKRQKNLWIKKDVRIVTAMKYVDDIEMRNSTSSSMSVKISSSHDEEIEVQREGEMTVENIAERIKKRKTNTDKKNSNSMCLLNSESEAIVKKNTRKRLYRKPNLECNVTDDTVSVTIQKRSKTKHSKTALPKSKQQRAARRGKQSSTESFEKSDGSLRLSCQINNFSLRKTTRKAKTDNSINSEHDISDENMDSNNYDSSESCSELHECMSENNNTTETRTIEEKNILSDEDIVKEQERMERLVIQEKEDFELALRLQAKFDEMERIAGRTRRSRKAIESETVELDLYKIDAGRNVQKAINSHTAKPLILDHTVNTEAKKRGRPPKRVK, from the exons ATGGCGACATGTTTAAAGCGAACgtcaaaattgtttaatatttctttattacaaTCATCAGTGGACATTTCTCTTCGAGATTTAATATGTCCTGTGTGTCGTAGTATCTTGATCGAACCAGTGACATTGCCGTGTACTCATAAtctttgtttaaaatgtttgaaagGTACTTTTGAACATAATAGTTTGAGCTGTCCACTCTGTAGAATACGAGTCGGTTCTTGGCTGCGTACTGCAACGAAAACCGAAACATTAGTTAATAATGGTTTATGGGAATTAATTCGTACGAAATTTTCAAAAGAGGTTGAGAATAAATTTAACGGCGACGACACAAACATCGACTTGGATGTTG ACTTTACTAGCGTTAATAAAACACTTAGCGTACCCGGAGAAATTCGCCGGGAATATGAAGTGCAACTTCAAATGGCAGAAGAAGAAATACAGTGTCAAAGAAAAGCTGAACAGATAGCAAGCGAAGCTTTAATTCGTAAGATTCAAGAAGAAGAACAACAGCAACAATTAGTGCAATTGACTCAAGATCAGTTACTTGCAAAGTCTTTAGTCAAAAAGCAAATTGCAGAAAAGCAAAAAGAAGCATCTAAATATTGTAATACTTATCCTCGCGCAGCTAGTAACTTGTTTCATACCTCAAAGTTTAATGTTTCTACTATGACCGAAATGAATTTGTGTAAAACGGAACCTCATAGTTCCAAGTACGATAAAGAAATTGTTTTAGAACCTCCAGATAATTCTGGACTAAGGAGATCAAATATCGCATTAATATCTAAAATTCGTGCCGAAAGATATGCTTCTAGTATGAAAAATAATGATTCTTCTAATACGTGTAATGATTCTGGGACTAAATTTTGTTGTCAGAAACCAATGCCTATATATAATGCTATCGCAAGAACTTTGAAACACCAAGCAACAACAAAAGTTATAGAATCTTGTACATCCAACTATCCTACAGAAAGTGGAACATCTTCCTCCAAAATATATGGCACTCAAAGTAAAGAGGAGTTACATGTACCAGATGATATTGTAAATAGTAAAAAGAAAAGCTTAGGGGTGGAAGTATGTATATCTTCGGGAGACGACGATGAAAGAATGGGAAGTGCAGAAAGTGCCGGTAGCCATGATAGTATTAATCAAGAAATTCATCATTTTAAGCCGATCAAGGCTATGCCAAGAACACCGTTAAAAATTTCTACAG ATGGAAGACAAATAGATCCAAAATTAATTAGAGTTATACCTATCTTTAAAAGGATATCTAATGTTATGCCTAAGCCACCATGTCAGTCACATTTGAAACGAATTATTGGGTGCTCTTGGAGCGCATTTCGAg GCAAAACCAAACAGAGCGCAAAAGAGAAAGAACTGTACAGAGAGGAGGTTGAACAGAAACCATCAACATCTTATAATCAGTCTccaattatttctaataaaatagtaaaatctcAGATTCACGATAGTATTCGAAAACTTGATTTCGCTTCAGAAGCTTCGTTTGATTCTGATAAAAATTATACTAAAGGtacgaataaaataattaatggcACAAAAGTTGGTAAAAAGTTAATATCGGAAGAGAATAGAGATGCAAAAAAGGTGGAAAAATCTTGGAAATCACATATTAGGAACGGTATGGTGTGTAAATCTAAACGACAGAAAAATTTATGGATTAAGAAAGACGTACGAATTGTTACGGCTATGAAATACGTAGACGATATCGAGATGAGAAATTCAACGTCTTCGTCTATGTCCGTAAAAATAAGTTCATCGCACGACGAAGAAATCGAAGtacaaagagagggcgagatgACAGTAGAAAATATTGCGGagagaataaaaaaaaggaaaacaaaTACAGATAAGAAGAATTCGAATAGCATGTGTTTATTAAATTCCGAGTCAGAAGCAATAGTGAAAAAGAATACGAGAAAGAGATTATATAGAAAACCGAATCTTGAATGTAATGTAACGGACGATACGGTTTCTGTTACGATACAAAAACGAAGTAAAACTAAACATTCTAAAACTGCTTTGCCGAAATCGAAACAACAAAGAGCAGCACGACGAGGAAAGCAGTCTAGTACAGAAAGTTTTGAGAAAAGCGATGGCTCCTTAAGATTAAGTTGCCAGATCAATAATTTCAGTTTAAGGAAAACAACGCGAAAAGCGAAAACCGATAATTCCATCAATAGCGAACACGACATAAGCGACGAGAATATGGACAGTAACAATTACGATTCGTCCGAATCCTGCAGCGAACTGCACGAATGCATGTcggaaaataataatactacCGAAACGCGTACGatcgaagagaaaaatattctttCGGACGAAGATATTGTTAAAGAACAGGAAAGAATGGAAAGGTTAGTCATACAAGAGAAAGAAGATTTCGAACTGGCACTGAGATTGCAAGCAAAGTTCGACGAAATGGAAAGAATAGCTGGTCGAACTAGACGATCTAGAAAAGCGATCGAAAGCGAAACGGTCGAATtagatttgtataaaattgatgCCGGGAGAAATGTACAAAAAGCAATTAATTCGCATACTGCCAAACCGTTGATTCTCGATCATACAGTGAACACTGAAGCCAAGAAACGTGGTAGGCCTCCGAagcgtgtaaaataa
- the AGO2 gene encoding argonaute 2, which translates to MGRKGKKKSQEQPESSQKQEPSVSQQQQRPRSVPQQQQPPAPQQQQPSVSQQQQRPRSVPKQQQPPAPQQQQPSVSQQQQRSRSVPQQQQPRAPQQQQPSVWQQQQQPRSVPQQQQPPAPQQQQPSVSQQQQRPRSVPKQQQPPASQQQQPSVWQQQQQPRSVPQQQQPPAPQQQQQPPRSISQQQQPPQSIPQQQQPPPSQQQPQPRSGPRQQRKRSQAPQQQHQPPTALEQQRSSVPQQQQRSPVPQQLPAPQEQQGPPAGHQLQRPPASQQQQRSPTAHQQQQPPAPQVQQIQQVSKQLQETAVSVRTGNGKSKISSSLLSSYISQIPHRKTGGTQGRKIQVETNMFKIIFKSNFQTNVIHYDVVITPDKPKFLMRTIFEQYRKKHFPNRYPAFDGKKNAYSANKLPFGDESIEDVITIVDPERQQERTWKVYMKKAATLDLSWLKNLSNFVEDEREMKCVQALDIIFRHGPAYQFTPVGRSLFKQPEPGRVVSLSGGLDLWVGVFQSVAIGRKAYLNIDVAHKGFPKDQSVIDLMKELCKHPRATAPPETLQYQDVDRKRDDINKFLKGLKVQYELPGQPTSKRTYRVNELVECPRRNKFRLENNTMCTVEQYFLQKNYRIRFPELPCIWVGSRNSNIHLPVELCTIVAGQVTQKKLNEDQTTNLIRYAATDTRRRKEKIMNGFANLKLNEQPTLMNEFQLSVQGEFEKVPARILQAPALQYKQREVNVVKGVWRAEKFYMPCNLPDHSWTILNLDSRTIDRDLYNLQTSLQEGAISVSMTIGKPLTPFGNLGIQRNINNIMEYFQQKKKQDLKLVVVVIPALDHAYSLVKQISELKVSGGIVTQCLKSRTLTRLSASTVTNILLKINSKLNGINHTLAVPYRPPCLKVPCMLIGADVTHPSPDAVDIPSIAAVAASHDPNAFQYNIELRLQSPREEMIQNLEEIIRLQLIYFYKKTGYKPRKIIFYRDGVSDGQLAQVMHYELSAMRRAIAKLEGSTTHTIPITFLVVQKRHHIRLFPTDNNCDQKNFNVLAGTIVDTEITHPTHIDFYLVSHASIQGTARPTKYRCICNENELSEDEIEQLTYYLCHMFARCTRSVSYPAPTYYAHLAAFRARALIRNVPLNINNLEEEQRLNMNLQMNANSPMFFV; encoded by the exons ATGGGAAGAAAag GAAAAAAGAAGTCTCAAGAGCAACCTGAAAGCTCACAGAAACAAGAGCCATCTGTTTCGCAGCAACAACAGCGACCACGATCTGTACCTCAACAGCAACAGCCACCTGCTCCACAGCAGCAACAGCCATCTGTTTCGCAGCAACAACAGCGACCACGATCTGTACCTAAACAGCAACAGCCACCTGCTCCACAGCAGCAACAGCCATCTGTTTCGCAGCAACAACAGCGATCACGATCTGTACCTCAACAGCAACAGCCACGTGCTCCACAGCAGCAACAGCCATCTGTTtggcagcaacaacagcaaccaCGATCTGTACCTCAACAGCAACAGCCACCTGCTCCACAGCAGCAACAGCCATCTGTTTCGCAGCAACAACAGCGACCACGATCTGTACCTAAACAGCAACAGCCACCTGCTTCACAGCAGCAACAGCCATCTGTTtggcagcaacaacagcaaccaCGATCTGTACCTCAACAGCAACAGCCACCTGCTccacagcagcaacaacagccaCCACGATCTATATCTCAACAGCAACAGCCACCACAATCTATACCTCAACAACAGCAACCACCACCTTCACAGCAACAACCGCAACCACGATCTGGACCTAGACAGCAACGAAAGCGATCACAAGCACCGCAGCAACAACATCAACCACCAACTGCACTTGAACAACAGCGATCATCTGTTCCACAGCAACAACAGCGATCACCTGTTCCACAGCAACTCCCAGCTCCACAGGAACAACAGGGACCACCAGCTGGACATCAACTACAACGACCACCAGCTTCGCAACAACAGCAGCGATCACCAACTGCACATCAACAACAGCAACCACCGGCTCCACAGGTGCAACAAATACAACAAGTTTCAAAACAGTTGCAG GAAACTGCAGTTAGTGTAAGAACGGGCAATGGAAAATCTAAAATATCAAGTTCTTTACTTAGTTCGTATATAAGTCAAATTCCACATAGAAAAACTGGTGGAACACAGGGCAGAAAAATTCAAGTGGAaacaaatatgtttaaaatcatatttaaatCTAATTTTCAAACAAACGTTATACATTATGATGTTGTCATTACACCAGACAAACCAAAGTTTTTAATGAGAACAATTTTTGAACAGTATAGAAAAAAACACTTTCCTAATAGGTATCCAGCATTTGATGGAAAGAAAAATGCATATAGTGCAAATAAACTTCCTTTTGGTGATGAAAGT atagaagaTGTAATAACAATTGTAGATCCTGAACGGCAACAAGAACGTACTTGGAAAGTATACATGAAAAAGGCTGCAACCCTCGACTTATCATGGTTGAAAAATCTAAGTAATTTTGTTGAAGACGAAAGGGAGATGAAATGCGTACAAGCATTAGATATTATTTTTCGTCATGGTCCTGCGTATCAATTTACCCCg GTGGGCAGATCACTTTTTAAACAGCCAGAACCAGGTAGAGTTGTATCTTTGTCAGGTGGTTTGGATCTGTGGGTTGGAGTATTTCAATCTGTAGCAATTGGAAGAAAAGCTTATTTAAACATTGATG TGGCACATAAAGGATTTCCTAAGGACCAGTCTGTTATTGATTTAATGAAAGAATTGTGTAAACATCCGAGAGCTACTGCACCTCCTGAAACGCTACAATATCAAGATGTCGATAGGAAACGCGacgatataaataaatttttgaaaggaTTAAAAGTACAGTATGAATTGCCTGGACAGCCAACATCCAAAAGAACTTATCGTGTAAATGAACTAGTAGAATGCCCAAGAAGGAACAAATTTCGGTTGGAAAATAATACGATGTGTACAGTAgaacaatattttttacaaaaaaattatagaattcggTTTCCCGAACTACCGTGTATTTGGGTAGGATCCCGAAACAGTAATATTCACCTACCTGTGGAG ttATGTACAATCGTGGCTGGACAAGTGacgcaaaaaaaattgaacgaaGATCAAACTACGAATTTGATTCGATATGCTGCAACTGATACTCGAAGACGTAAAGAAAAAATTATGAACGGT TTTgctaatttgaaattgaatgaACAACCAACTTTAATGAACGAATTTCAACTTTCTGTACaaggagaatttgaaaaagtacCGGCTAGAATTCTGCAAGCTCCTGCGTTACAATATAAGCAAAGAGAAGTTAACGTAGTTAAAGGAGTATGGCGAGCGGAGAAATTTTATATGCCGTGTAATTTGCCAGATCATTCATGGACCATTTTGAATTTGGATTCAAGAACGATAGATCgagatttatataatttacaaacTAGCCTACAAGAAGGCG CTATATCTGTCAGTATGACGATTGGTAAGCCTTTAActccatttggaaatttagggatacaaAGAAATATTAACAACATTATGGAATACTTTCAACAGAAAAAGAAACAAGATTTGAAATTAGTGGTAGTGGTAATTCCAGCATTAGATCACGCATACA GTTTGGttaaacaaatttctgaattgaaaGTAAGTGGTGGAATTGTGACTCAATGTTTAAAAAGTAGAACTTTAACAAGGCTGAGTGCTTCGacagttacaaatattttattaaagataAATTCAAAACTTAATGGTATTAATCATACACTTGCTGTTCCTTATCg ACCACCCTGCTTGAAAGTGCCATGTATGTTAATTGGTGCGGACGTTACGCATCCCTCACCCGATGCTGTAGACATACCTTCGATTGCTGCT GTTGCTGCAAGTCACGATCCAAATGCTTTTCAATATAATATAGAATTAAGACTTCAATCACCGAGAGAAGAAATGattcaaaatttggaagaaaTTATACGtttgcaattaatatatttttataaaaaaacagGTTACAAGcctagaaaaattattttttatcg AGATGGTGTAAGCGATGGACAGCTTGCTCAAGTGATGCATTACGAATTATCTGCAATGAGAAGAGCTATTGCAAAGTTAGAAGGATCTACTACACATACAATTCCCATCACATTTCTTGTAGTTCAGAAGAGGCATCATATCCGTCTGTTTCCAACCGATAACAATTGTGATCAGAAGAATTTTAACGTATTAGCAGGCACCATCGTTGACACAGAAATTACACATCCTACGCACATAGATTTTTATCTTGTATCGCATGCTAGTATTCAG GGAACTGCTAGACCTACGAAGTACAGATGTATATGCAATGAGAATGAATTATCAGAGGACGAAATTGAACAGCTAACATACTATCTTTGTCATATGTTTGCACGATGTACAAGATCTGTTAGTTATCCAGCTCCtacatattatgctcatttggCAGCATTCAGGGCCAGAGCATTGATACGCAA TGTtcctttaaatataaataacttgGAAGAAGAACAACGACTTAACATGAACTTACAGATGAATGCAAATTCTCCTATGTTTTTTGTGTAA